Genomic DNA from Streptomyces venezuelae:
GAACTCGAAGAGATCGAGGCTGGGGTCCTGGTAGCCGAGCACCTGCGCGGTCACCCACATCACGTTCATACGGACGGTGTCGGCCTCTTGCTGGGTGAGCAGCTTGGTTCCCCGGTTATCCACGAAGCGGTCGTGTCCGGCGCGGTCTGCCCGATACGGCGCGTCCGACCAGTCGTGGTTGTTGATCTCGGCGGCGAATTGGCGCGCCAATGCAGTCAAGGCCATGGTGTCCTCCGACAGGACTAGTTCAGCTGCCCCCCGACGGGGCGGCCACCATCGAGAGTACGCCCAGAGCACATGCGCCCGCCCCCGAGTTGGGGGCGGGCGTAAGGCTGGACGTCTCCGGGGGCCTCTACCCCGCCTCGCTGGTAGGCCCCTGTTAGGGCCGTCGATAGCGGGAGGGACTGCGGTTGCCCGCGCCCGGCTGATCCCGGCAGACGCGTCACGGGGCCGGACTCGAACCGGCGGCCTCGGATCTCAGGGGGCTTGCCGTCGCGATCGGCGCTACCCCACACCGTGCTCTATCCGCTGAGCTACCCGCACGGCCAGTCTGGCACGAGGGGCTGACAGTCAGTGGATGTTCCGCCGACGAGCTTCGCGACGGATCCGGACGGCCAACTGCTGTGCCTGAAGGGCCCGTTCCCGCTGTGTCTTCGTCAGGTGAGAAGGCAGGGGGTGCGGCTCGCCTCTGAAGTCGACGAACAGGTCGGACTTCCATGTGAGCGGCAGCATGTCGGCACTGTCGTAGCAGTCGGTCCAGCTGATGCGGTGCCCTGATGGCGGGCAGCAGATGTCGGCGTGCGCCGTGGCGAGCAGTTCGTGGGCTTCCTCGCCGCCGAGCTCGGTGTCGTGTGGTTCGCCGAGGTGGCGCGAGATGAACTTGGCGGCGTTCACGCGGCCTATGGTCATGAGTCCCCCTGGACTCGCGTGCAGTCGAACCCCGACCGCGATAGGCCCCGCGCCTGACATCACCGTAGGGCACGACAGGGGCTTTGTCTCAGACGCCTTCCCCTAGCCCAACTCCGCACAGCAGACGGATGTTTCATAGGTGGTCCTTCGTGAACTGCAACACTGAGTCGGGATCGCCGCAGCACGTTTTGTTTCATGGAGCGTTTCAAAAGACCTGCGGGTTGCAACACCCCCATGAAACGATGGGGTATGGCCGCCGACCCGTACATCCTCGTCGAGCAATACGACTGCCCGATGTCCACCTGCCAGGCCCCCACCGGCTCTCCCTGCCGAACCGCCAAGGGCCGCGTCGCGATCCAATACCACACTGCCCGTTTCCGGCTCGTCCCGCACCTGAAGAAGGAACTCAGCGTTCCAACTCCCGCTGCTCGCAAGCCCGGACAGCGGTGGGAAGCTCTACCCGCCCCCACGGCGGCGAAGACTGGCGGCGCCACCGGCAACGTGCGCATCGGATACGCGCGAGCCTCCACCGCCCGCCAGTCCCTCGACTACCAGCTCGACGCGCTCAACGATGCCGACGTCAGCCGGATCTTCTCCGAGAAGGTCAGCACCCGCGTCAAAGCCCGGCCCGAACTGACCAAGGCCATCGAGTTCGCGCGCGAACTCCGCACGACCGGGCTCGAAGTGACGCTCGTCGTCCACGAGCACAAGCGTCTCGGCCGCGGCGCCGACCTCGTCAACCTCGCCGAGAGCCTCAAGGAGTACGGCATCCGCCTGGAGTTCCTCACCGGCGAGCTCCGCGGCGAACACGACCCGTCCGGACCGATGTTCGCGTTCTGCGCCGCCATGTCCGGCATGGAACGCGAGTACATCCGCGAGCGTACCCTCGACGGGCACGAGACCGCCCGCAAGAACGGCAAGACCATCGGCGGCGCCAGCGTCACCGACGACGACATGCTCGGCATGGCACTCCACCTGCGCGACCAGAACCTCAGCCTGCGCGAGATCGCAGGCAAGCTCGTCATCACAAGCGGCAGGAAGAAAGGGCAGCATCCGTCGCCAGCAACCGTGATGCGGATGCTCCGCGACCACGACGAGGCCGCAGCCCTGGCGCAGTGATCAGCCGCGATACGGCATGTTATCGAGAGTCGCTACTGATCAACTACGCACAGCTGTCGGCATACTTGGCGCTCGGCATAGCGATCACTAGCCTGCCGCTATGAGACGCGTCGTCTTCGACTCCAACGCCATTGATCCACTCGCCGTGACAGAAGGCGCGTTCGAGACCCTGAAGGAGGCGACGGTCTCAGGCTCGCTCGAAGTGTTGTACACGCACATCACGATCGACGAGCTCACCGCAATCCCTGATCCCGGCCGCCGTTCTCTGCTCGTGCTACTCATGGCCGACCTCGGCCGCCTGGTTCCTACTGGGACCGCAGCCGTCGACTTCTCCCGCCTCAACTTCTGCAGGGTCGGGAGCGACACCGACGGAGACCTCCTAGAGGCCCTGCGATCAGGGAACGTCAATCACACGCGCGATGCATTGATCGCCTCGACCGCTCGATACGAGAAGTGTGCACTCGTCACCAATGAACGCAGGCTGACCGCCCGATCGCGAGAGTGGGACATCGAGGTGCTCACCACGCAGGAGCTGCTGGCCGAGTTCGCCACGCCCGCAACGTAGATGGAAGCGCTGCGGGTCGACCCGCAGCGCCCAAGGGAACGTTATGCGCTAGTTCAGCCCTGCGGCGCTACTGACATCCGGTCCGGCCTCCGGAAGACTCGCAACGCTGACAGCGGCGAAGGGATGGACATGCCGGAACGAAAGTACGACCAACTTCAGGCGCGGGCGATCAGCAACTTGGACGACGCGGACGCTGAGACTGCGGGCTCCGCAGATCAAACGGCGCTCCTCGCTCGGGCTCAGGTACACGCCCTGCTCGCCGTCGGCGCCGCGATCAAGGATCTAGTGGAGGCGGTCCGCGAGAGCCGCTAGGCCCCGTTCCCCTACCGACTCAGGAGGGCGGGGCGCGTTGCGCTTCGGCTTCCCCTCTCCCCCCGGTCTCCGCTTCTCCCCTACGGTGTCCCGATCAGTTCAACCCTGGGGGGACATATGCGCGTTCGCACCAGCGCGGTCACGATCAGCCTGCTTCTCGCCGCGGTCACCGCATGCGGCAGCGACGACGGCGACCCCGACGAGAAGTCG
This window encodes:
- a CDS encoding recombinase family protein, which encodes MKRWGMAADPYILVEQYDCPMSTCQAPTGSPCRTAKGRVAIQYHTARFRLVPHLKKELSVPTPAARKPGQRWEALPAPTAAKTGGATGNVRIGYARASTARQSLDYQLDALNDADVSRIFSEKVSTRVKARPELTKAIEFARELRTTGLEVTLVVHEHKRLGRGADLVNLAESLKEYGIRLEFLTGELRGEHDPSGPMFAFCAAMSGMEREYIRERTLDGHETARKNGKTIGGASVTDDDMLGMALHLRDQNLSLREIAGKLVITSGRKKGQHPSPATVMRMLRDHDEAAALAQ